The Nitrososphaerales archaeon genomic interval TTAGGCTTCGTGACGAGTACGGCATACCCCTTGTCAAACCAATTATAGGTAAATCTATTCTGGATATATTGCAGGAGAATAATCTTCTTGGTGATATGCCAGAGGATCTTGAAATCTTGGTAAAGAAGGCAATGGGTTTGCAAAAGCATCTTAAGCTGCATCGAGGAGACAGGTTGAATGTAAGATCACTGGAGCTGCTGGAAGCAAAGATACATAGATTGCAGAGGTACTACAAGAGTAAAGGCAGGTTACCGCAAAACTGGAAATACTCCGCTGTGGTAGCCAAGCT includes:
- a CDS encoding 30S ribosomal protein S15, which produces MARMHSHRKGKSHSTRPLEISPSWVSMSKEEIISLIIKMAKEGLDSSEIGVRLRDEYGIPLVKPIIGKSILDILQENNLLGDMPEDLEILVKKAMGLQKHLKLHRGDRLNVRSLELLEAKIHRLQRYYKSKGRLPQNWKYSAVVAKLE